A region from the Desulfomarina profundi genome encodes:
- the rsmI gene encoding 16S rRNA (cytidine(1402)-2'-O)-methyltransferase — protein MTPPPPSAYGTLYIVPTPIGNLEDITLRAIRILKEVDLIAAEDTRHTKKLLNHLGITTRLISYYREKEAQRGAQILDMLTEGKNIALVSDAGTPAISDPGSVLVRLAHEHGIPIVPLPGPSALISAMSASGFEQTGFLFHGFAPSKKGQRRKLLKSLKDCEYPVAFYESPHRIEGLLTDALEIFGNRKTLWARELTKTFEELEQSDLACLRKKAAEKKQKGEFVIIIQPGEKMAVKGESIEELINWYRDNSDLSLKDVSKRIASDLGVSRSTVYQLALRLWER, from the coding sequence ATGACACCCCCACCACCATCAGCATACGGAACCCTGTATATTGTCCCCACACCCATCGGCAATCTGGAAGATATCACCCTGCGGGCGATCAGAATTTTAAAAGAGGTGGATCTGATCGCCGCGGAAGATACCCGTCATACAAAAAAATTGCTCAACCATCTTGGCATAACTACCAGGCTTATCAGTTATTACCGGGAAAAAGAGGCACAACGGGGGGCTCAGATCCTGGACATGCTGACCGAAGGAAAAAATATTGCTCTCGTCAGCGATGCCGGGACTCCAGCCATTTCCGATCCCGGCTCGGTTCTGGTACGCCTTGCCCATGAGCACGGGATTCCCATCGTTCCCCTGCCCGGCCCATCGGCACTGATCTCCGCCATGTCCGCCTCCGGGTTTGAGCAAACCGGTTTTTTATTTCACGGTTTTGCCCCATCAAAAAAGGGACAGAGGCGAAAATTGCTGAAATCCCTCAAGGACTGTGAATACCCTGTCGCCTTCTATGAATCCCCCCACCGAATTGAAGGGCTGCTCACGGATGCCCTTGAGATTTTCGGCAACCGCAAGACCCTCTGGGCCAGGGAATTGACAAAAACCTTCGAAGAGCTCGAACAAAGCGATCTCGCATGTCTCAGGAAAAAGGCCGCCGAAAAAAAACAGAAAGGTGAATTTGTGATTATCATTCAACCTGGAGAAAAAATGGCCGTGAAGGGAGAGAGTATTGAGGAGCTGATCAACTGGTATCGGGATAACAGCGACCTGTCCCTGAAAGACGTCAGCAAACGTATTGCCTCCGACCTGGGCGTTTCCAGGTCAACGGTCTATCAACTTGCCCTCAGGCTCTGGGAACGATAA
- a CDS encoding 6-phosphofructokinase, whose product MNKRNKHIGILTAGGDSPGLNAAIRAIGKAALATGRMDIVGFRDGFRGLLENRTMRLDRDVLSSILTRGGTILGTSRDKPHKMMVGGEIMDMTDALCANYHHHSLDVLVCIGGGGTQKNAWRLAQKGLNIITLPKTIDNDVAMTDVTFGFDTAMEIATEAIDRLHSTAHSHHRIIVVEIMGHNAGWLALGAGMAGGADVILIPEIPYDLEEVAAAIRKRKQRGTNFSIVAVAEGAMDVENSRIYHKLREEKQKAKEEGDSRKKKKANEALQKFAAVNRGNTVQLTKKLEEMTGLESRLTILGHVQRGGTPSAADRLLATWLGNSCVNCIEQDLYGVMVARSGNTTKPVPLEEVVGRKNLVPPDHPWVQSARNVGTCFGGW is encoded by the coding sequence ATGAACAAGCGTAATAAACATATAGGTATTCTTACGGCCGGTGGGGACAGTCCGGGGTTGAATGCGGCGATACGCGCGATCGGCAAGGCGGCCCTGGCAACGGGCAGAATGGATATCGTCGGTTTCAGGGACGGTTTTCGGGGCCTGCTTGAAAACCGTACCATGCGCCTTGATCGGGATGTGCTTTCCTCCATCCTCACCAGGGGCGGAACGATCCTGGGCACCAGCCGGGACAAACCGCACAAGATGATGGTGGGTGGTGAAATAATGGATATGACGGACGCCCTGTGTGCCAACTATCATCATCACAGCCTGGATGTGCTGGTCTGCATCGGCGGTGGCGGAACCCAGAAAAACGCCTGGCGACTGGCCCAGAAAGGGCTCAATATCATTACCCTGCCAAAAACCATTGATAATGACGTGGCCATGACCGATGTGACCTTCGGTTTTGACACGGCCATGGAGATTGCCACCGAGGCCATAGACCGGCTTCATTCCACAGCCCACAGTCACCATCGAATCATCGTGGTGGAGATTATGGGCCACAATGCCGGCTGGCTGGCCCTGGGTGCCGGGATGGCCGGTGGGGCTGATGTGATTCTCATCCCTGAAATTCCCTATGATCTGGAAGAGGTGGCGGCGGCCATCCGCAAACGAAAGCAGCGGGGAACCAACTTCAGTATCGTGGCGGTGGCGGAAGGGGCCATGGATGTGGAAAACAGTCGAATTTATCATAAACTGCGGGAGGAAAAGCAGAAGGCCAAGGAGGAAGGTGATTCCAGGAAGAAAAAGAAGGCCAACGAGGCCCTGCAGAAGTTTGCTGCTGTAAATCGTGGGAATACGGTACAATTAACGAAAAAATTAGAAGAAATGACAGGGCTGGAATCCCGCCTGACGATTCTCGGGCATGTGCAGCGGGGCGGTACGCCATCCGCCGCTGACCGGTTGCTGGCCACCTGGCTGGGAAACAGTTGTGTCAACTGTATCGAGCAGGATCTGTATGGAGTGATGGTGGCCAGGAGCGGCAACACCACGAAACCGGTACCGCTGGAAGAAGTGGTTGGCAGGAAAAACCTGGTGCCGCCTGATCATCCCTGGGTCCAAAGTGCCCGTAACGTGGGCACCTGTTTCGGGGGCTGGTAG
- the cobJ gene encoding precorrin-3B C(17)-methyltransferase, whose translation MEKHNNGNSPGTLYVVGTGPGSELYMTGAAAKALETAETIIGYKTYLDLIPSFLTKEKEVISSQMMKEVDRCRESLTIADSGKKVALVCGGDPGIYAMAGLVYELARENDYSCAIEIIAGLAAINSCAARLGAPLMHDFAAVSLSDLLTPWELIEKRLRAVAAADFVTAIYNPKSKKRTEQIVKTREIFLEHREPKTPVGIVTAATRENEKIAITTLDNMLDNEITMQSTVIIGNSQSYTWNDLIITPRGYRGKYSL comes from the coding sequence ATGGAAAAACATAACAATGGCAATAGCCCTGGTACCCTCTATGTTGTCGGCACGGGTCCGGGATCAGAACTCTATATGACAGGAGCGGCAGCAAAAGCTCTTGAAACGGCAGAAACGATCATCGGCTACAAAACCTACCTGGATCTCATCCCCTCTTTTCTGACAAAAGAAAAGGAAGTCATCTCCTCGCAGATGATGAAGGAGGTGGATCGCTGCCGGGAATCTCTTACCATTGCGGACAGTGGAAAAAAGGTGGCCCTGGTCTGCGGTGGCGATCCCGGCATCTATGCCATGGCCGGACTGGTCTATGAACTTGCCAGGGAAAATGATTACTCCTGTGCAATAGAAATCATTGCCGGACTGGCCGCCATCAACTCCTGCGCCGCCCGGCTCGGTGCCCCGCTGATGCACGATTTCGCCGCCGTCAGTCTCTCTGATTTGCTCACTCCCTGGGAATTGATCGAAAAACGACTGCGGGCTGTGGCCGCGGCTGATTTTGTCACAGCCATCTATAATCCCAAATCAAAAAAACGCACTGAGCAGATTGTCAAAACCAGGGAAATTTTTCTGGAACACCGGGAACCGAAAACCCCGGTGGGCATCGTCACCGCTGCAACCAGGGAAAACGAAAAAATCGCCATCACTACCCTGGACAATATGCTTGACAATGAAATAACCATGCAGTCTACAGTGATAATCGGCAACTCCCAGAGCTACACCTGGAACGACCTGATTATCACCCCGAGAGGATACCGGGGCAAATATTCCCTGTAG
- a CDS encoding cobalt-precorrin 5A hydrolase has translation MKLAILSITSGGKNLADKLTAALPGATYLPRGSKKIAEVVAENWQNFDGFIFIMAAGIVVRAIAPLLLHKHKDPCVVIMDEQGQHAISLLSGHIGGGNELAVRLATITGGKPVITTASDTLGLLPLDLWARENGLMVEDQEKLTRASTKLVNRKSLFFYTDLTSRSLPEELAAVTDPDAADIIVSHRLYPDSRACMFRPRNLVVGVGCNRGTPAREFEESLAQLLNDNGLSRLCIRNLASIDKKNDEEGLLAFAQKNEWPIDFFTKEEINGLNIDNLDISSAALKAVGAIGVAEPSALLSGNTQHLLCRKRKWKNITMAIALVPSMLSARVRDQNSI, from the coding sequence ATGAAACTGGCAATCCTCTCCATTACCAGCGGCGGAAAAAATCTGGCAGACAAACTGACGGCGGCCCTCCCTGGCGCCACATATCTTCCCCGGGGATCAAAAAAAATTGCTGAAGTTGTGGCCGAAAACTGGCAGAATTTTGACGGTTTTATCTTCATCATGGCAGCCGGAATCGTTGTGCGGGCCATCGCCCCCCTGCTGCTCCATAAACATAAGGACCCCTGCGTCGTTATCATGGACGAACAGGGGCAACACGCCATCAGCCTTCTTTCAGGCCATATCGGCGGCGGCAACGAACTCGCCGTCCGCCTGGCGACCATAACCGGCGGAAAACCTGTTATAACAACCGCCTCGGACACCCTCGGTCTCCTCCCCCTCGACCTGTGGGCCAGGGAAAACGGCCTTATGGTGGAGGATCAGGAAAAGCTCACCCGGGCAAGCACAAAACTGGTCAACCGCAAATCGCTCTTTTTCTACACGGATCTCACCAGCCGCTCCCTGCCGGAAGAACTGGCTGCCGTCACCGATCCGGACGCAGCTGATATCATTGTCAGCCACCGCCTGTACCCGGACAGCCGGGCCTGCATGTTCCGGCCCCGCAACCTTGTTGTGGGTGTCGGCTGCAACCGGGGAACCCCTGCCCGCGAATTTGAGGAGAGCCTTGCCCAACTGCTGAACGACAATGGACTGAGCCGCCTCTGTATCCGCAACCTGGCGTCCATTGATAAAAAAAATGATGAGGAAGGTCTGCTTGCATTTGCGCAAAAAAACGAATGGCCCATTGATTTTTTTACAAAAGAAGAAATCAACGGACTGAACATCGACAATCTTGATATCTCCTCCGCGGCCCTGAAGGCCGTGGGGGCAATCGGCGTGGCCGAACCGTCCGCGCTTCTCAGCGGAAATACACAACATTTACTCTGCAGGAAAAGAAAATGGAAAAACATAACAATGGCAATAGCCCTGGTACCCTCTATGTTGTCGGCACGGGTCCGGGATCAGAACTCTATATGA
- the cobM gene encoding precorrin-4 C(11)-methyltransferase: MNSAENRGKTSGEPVRQMVHFVGAGPGDPELITVKGRRLLREADLVIFTGSLVPRALVTNLPAEVHDSAGMNLDEVFELIHRAWKKGKKIVRLHTGDPAIYGAINEQMALFNEHDIPFTVVPGVSSGTASAAALATELTLPEVSQTVIFTRRAGRTPVPEKQDLVSLASHKATMMIFLSVSMIDKVVDDLLAGGYTDTTPVAIVEKVSWPDENILRGTLATIATQVKEAGITKTAIIAVGDVLAEGPPPALSRLYDKSFSHGYRKGKV, from the coding sequence ATGAACAGCGCAGAGAACAGAGGCAAAACCAGTGGAGAACCTGTCAGGCAGATGGTCCATTTCGTCGGGGCCGGTCCCGGCGACCCCGAGCTTATCACCGTCAAGGGCCGTCGACTGCTGCGTGAGGCGGATCTTGTCATCTTCACTGGCAGCCTGGTACCCCGCGCCCTGGTCACAAACCTTCCGGCGGAAGTTCATGACTCCGCCGGAATGAACCTGGACGAAGTCTTTGAGCTTATCCACAGGGCCTGGAAAAAGGGGAAAAAAATTGTCCGCCTCCATACGGGTGACCCGGCAATTTACGGGGCCATCAATGAGCAGATGGCCCTCTTCAATGAACATGATATCCCGTTTACCGTTGTTCCCGGTGTCAGTTCCGGTACCGCTTCAGCAGCCGCCCTGGCAACGGAACTGACCCTGCCCGAAGTCTCCCAGACCGTCATTTTCACCCGCAGGGCAGGTAGAACCCCCGTTCCCGAAAAACAGGACCTGGTCAGCCTGGCCTCACATAAAGCTACCATGATGATCTTTCTCAGTGTCAGCATGATCGACAAGGTGGTGGACGACCTGCTGGCTGGGGGATACACAGATACAACCCCCGTGGCCATAGTGGAAAAGGTGAGCTGGCCCGATGAAAACATCCTCCGGGGGACACTCGCGACAATTGCCACCCAGGTTAAAGAAGCTGGAATAACCAAAACCGCCATAATCGCCGTGGGTGATGTCCTGGCGGAAGGCCCGCCTCCTGCGCTCTCCAGGCTGTATGATAAATCCTTCAGCCACGGGTACAGAAAAGGCAAGGTATGA
- the cbiE gene encoding precorrin-6y C5,15-methyltransferase (decarboxylating) subunit CbiE: MYKIFLIGTSDNGLVLQSQTLLGQCTLLVGTERLQNLVEQFNGRRIPVAPLATAFSATREALQTGNVAILASGDPLFYGIGKRILEEFGCDRVEIHPALSAVQRAAARFKISWDDGRIISLHGRSHHHIPGLLLLHHKAFVFTDKNNSPDIIARKILNYLELIGDKGQIGKNLRVHVVEDIDLESEKIFRGSLAETGKRRFSALNIFCLTREKKTQSGLLHREFGLGLTEDEICHSRGLITKSEVRAVTLHQLRLPRTGVFWDVGGGSGSISIEAARTNPGLTVYTIEHKMEELENIKENIRRFHCFNVVPVFGRAPEMLQDLPAPDRVFIGGSSGALRQIIHIAAAQLPEKGRLVVNGVIEKTTRTAPAAMAECGLSVSRSLIRVSRSTFGDENDNNTQHFNPITVITGKK; encoded by the coding sequence ATGTATAAAATTTTCCTCATTGGCACCAGCGACAATGGCCTGGTTTTGCAATCACAGACCCTGCTGGGTCAATGTACCCTTCTCGTGGGAACTGAGAGGTTACAGAACCTGGTCGAACAGTTTAACGGCCGGCGAATCCCGGTTGCCCCGCTGGCTACAGCCTTCAGCGCCACGAGGGAAGCGCTGCAAACCGGCAACGTGGCCATTCTTGCCAGCGGGGACCCGCTTTTTTACGGTATAGGCAAACGTATCCTGGAAGAGTTCGGGTGTGACAGGGTTGAAATCCACCCCGCCCTCAGTGCCGTGCAGCGAGCCGCCGCACGCTTTAAAATCAGCTGGGATGACGGCAGGATTATCAGCCTTCACGGAAGAAGTCACCATCACATCCCCGGACTGCTGCTCCTTCATCACAAAGCTTTTGTTTTTACAGATAAAAACAACAGCCCTGACATCATCGCCCGAAAAATTCTTAATTACCTCGAACTCATCGGGGACAAGGGGCAAATTGGAAAAAATCTCAGGGTGCATGTTGTCGAAGATATTGACCTTGAAAGCGAAAAAATTTTCAGGGGATCACTTGCCGAAACAGGCAAACGTCGGTTTTCCGCTCTCAATATATTCTGCCTTACCAGGGAAAAGAAAACTCAGTCAGGTCTGCTGCACCGGGAGTTCGGCCTGGGGCTCACCGAGGACGAAATCTGCCACAGCCGCGGCCTGATCACCAAGAGCGAGGTAAGGGCTGTCACCCTTCATCAGCTCAGACTCCCCCGCACCGGTGTCTTCTGGGACGTAGGGGGCGGCAGTGGGTCCATTTCCATTGAAGCGGCCAGGACCAATCCCGGCCTGACCGTCTATACCATTGAACACAAGATGGAAGAGCTGGAAAATATCAAAGAAAATATCCGCCGCTTCCACTGTTTCAACGTGGTTCCGGTTTTCGGCCGGGCCCCTGAAATGCTCCAGGACCTGCCCGCACCCGACCGGGTCTTTATCGGTGGAAGTTCCGGTGCATTACGGCAGATAATCCATATCGCCGCCGCGCAACTCCCGGAAAAAGGGCGCCTGGTTGTCAATGGCGTCATCGAGAAAACAACTCGCACAGCCCCCGCGGCCATGGCCGAATGCGGACTTTCGGTCAGCCGCTCGCTTATCCGGGTGAGCCGATCCACCTTTGGTGATGAAAATGACAATAACACCCAACACTTTAATCCCATAACCGTTATAACAGGAAAAAAATGA
- the cbiD gene encoding cobalt-precorrin-5B (C(1))-methyltransferase CbiD, whose amino-acid sequence MAKRLRSGFTTGSCAAAAAKAAALMLCGENPPATVEIPFPDGSRKIFHVDSTRYNSDGSFEAYIIKDAGDDPDVTNGAEIGARADLNNPDPANCVEIDGLYLCGGSGVGKVTKPGLAVRAGEPAINPVPRKMITAAVREAVPKGRVTITIIVPKGAELVEKTLNYRLGVVGGISILGTTGIVRPVSADAWTATIKASMDVAKEAGLKDIVISTGRTSEKGAQKLLDLEEEAFAMMGDYLEFSLLEAAKHDFTTIHLSGMWAKIVKAALRVPQTHVRNGALEMIDAARLLKELGANGKVLEKIEKSNTAREMYKHLEEAGRSEIITAVCHKAREYAEDVSGRKVKVYLVDHKARILAHV is encoded by the coding sequence ATGGCGAAACGATTACGCAGTGGTTTTACTACCGGTTCCTGCGCTGCGGCCGCGGCCAAGGCGGCAGCCCTGATGCTCTGCGGGGAAAATCCACCCGCTACAGTGGAAATTCCTTTTCCCGACGGCAGCAGAAAAATTTTTCATGTGGACTCCACACGATACAATAGTGACGGCAGTTTTGAGGCATATATCATAAAAGATGCCGGGGACGATCCCGATGTCACCAATGGTGCGGAGATTGGCGCCAGGGCAGACCTGAATAATCCCGATCCCGCAAACTGCGTGGAGATAGACGGTCTGTACCTCTGCGGCGGCTCCGGCGTGGGCAAAGTCACAAAACCGGGTCTGGCGGTCAGGGCCGGAGAACCGGCCATCAATCCTGTTCCCCGGAAGATGATTACAGCAGCAGTGCGTGAGGCTGTGCCAAAGGGCCGGGTAACGATCACCATTATCGTGCCGAAAGGAGCCGAACTCGTCGAAAAAACACTGAACTATCGCCTCGGCGTGGTGGGCGGCATCTCCATTCTCGGCACGACCGGTATTGTCAGACCCGTTTCCGCCGACGCCTGGACCGCCACCATCAAGGCCTCCATGGATGTGGCAAAAGAAGCCGGCCTGAAGGATATCGTGATTTCCACTGGCAGAACTTCGGAAAAAGGGGCCCAGAAGCTCCTTGACCTGGAGGAGGAAGCCTTTGCCATGATGGGAGACTACCTGGAGTTTTCACTTCTTGAGGCTGCAAAACACGACTTTACCACCATCCACCTCTCCGGTATGTGGGCCAAAATCGTCAAAGCGGCCCTGCGCGTTCCCCAGACCCATGTGCGTAACGGAGCCCTGGAAATGATTGACGCCGCAAGACTTCTCAAGGAGCTGGGTGCCAACGGCAAAGTGCTTGAAAAAATAGAGAAATCCAACACAGCCAGGGAGATGTACAAACATCTTGAGGAAGCGGGCCGGAGCGAAATTATCACCGCGGTCTGCCATAAGGCCAGGGAATACGCTGAGGATGTCAGCGGCAGAAAGGTGAAGGTCTATCTGGTGGATCACAAGGCAAGGATTCTGGCCCATGTATAA